ATCAATCCAAATCCTGCATGCCAATCTCGTATCGAATCCATCAAGAACGAGTTTTGGCTCAACCGTATCATCTCTTCAAACGAAGACGCTGAGCATGAGTGATGGCGACTGCCATCGCATCTGTGATATCGAGTGGCTTTACCTCCTTTTTAATTCCTAAAATCTTTTTGACCATAAAGGCAACCTGCTCTTTGGATGCTTTCGCTTTTCCTGTCAAAGCCTTTTTGACCTGCAATGGTGTATATGCACTAAAATTCCCATGAAGCTGAATGATTCGAAGAGCTAAAGCTCCTCGAAATTGAGCCAGTTTCAAAACGGTTTGAGGGTTGTAGGCATAAAAGATATCTTCCATAGCTACCTCATCAACACTATGGGAAGAAAAGACCATATCAAGACCTTCTATCATTTGAGAAAGTTGATATTGAAATTCCGATGGCTTTATTTTCACAAGTCCCGCTTCAATAAGCTTCATATGTGAATTATTCAATTCAACAATTGCGTACCCTAAATTTCGGCTCCCAGGATCGATACCAAGTATATTCACATATCCTCCACAAAAAAAGCAAAAAATGTGAAAAATTCAAAAAGCCCGATTTTACGGCACTTTAAGAATATTTT
The Nitratiruptor sp. SB155-2 genome window above contains:
- the ruvC gene encoding crossover junction endodeoxyribonuclease RuvC; amino-acid sequence: MNILGIDPGSRNLGYAIVELNNSHMKLIEAGLVKIKPSEFQYQLSQMIEGLDMVFSSHSVDEVAMEDIFYAYNPQTVLKLAQFRGALALRIIQLHGNFSAYTPLQVKKALTGKAKASKEQVAFMVKKILGIKKEVKPLDITDAMAVAITHAQRLRLKR